The nucleotide window CAAATGTACTGTTTTTGGCTATTGGACGTCCTagattttagttttagtcctatcAAAATCTATTATGGTGAAATTGATCTTTAATTGATTGTATTTTGAAATCTAGCATGGTTTGCTAGACCCATTCTCAATTATTAATGGAATCAAAAATAATctcaattattaatattattatcattactTGCCTATCAACTTGCCCAACTTATGTTTCTttagatacattttttttaggaagtttCTTTAGATGCATAGAAATTATTAATTAAGGTGAAAAAATAAGCAAATGAGAGCAAGgagaaaaactatttttattctAATATTTGTCAAAACAGCTACTTATTACTGTACATAATAATGTCACACCCTAGTTAGCAAGATGAAAATCTCATGTGCAATCCATTTGGTGCTTGAACCCTAGGAAATTTCATTAGTTTATCTCCTCCTACTTCTTCCCACCTGCAATCCACATTAAATACATAATAAGATGTCAGAATCACCATAAATTTAATACAAGTTTCAGAATAAAAAATTCAGTATTTGTTTATAGATAATTATTTTGTGTGTGGATAAcattattctttttatatttttaacacatTAAAATGTAGATTTTGAGTACTAAATTATTCACCACTTACCTATATCTAGTTACAAGGTGGTGCAAGAAAGTTGAAATTTCAGTGATTCCCAACTCTTTTCCAGGACAAAGTCTAGTGCCACCTCCAAATATCAAGAAGTAATTATGTGATTCCAAACTCTTATCCTGCGTATTTAATTTGAAGGATATCAATATGGTGATTTAataatatagattttttttttttaagaaattacaaaataaaataaaataatagagatTTGTTGTACTAACCATCCATCTCCATGGATTGAATGTTAATGGATCAGGATACAAAAACGGGTCATAATTTATCTCTCTTGTATACACATATATTCTCCACCCTTTAGGAATCAAATAGCCTGAAAATAACAACATACATattagtaacattttttaaCATACACATATATgctaaattatataattcatcaattcctttttgagtttttttttcttcttaatttctttttgacagctctaagaTTAACATTGATTTAAGTTAATGGTAAAAGGAAAAGGAATTTGGGGAAAGACACATTCTTATCTGGAAAACTTGTTTTATAGTGGAGTTGTCTTTGTAGGGTTGTTGAATTGATGTGCAAATTGACAGATGTGTTATCAATATCCTAAGGAAggatacaactttttttttgggttacttaataattaaattttttaatttacaaagttacaatttattttcttttttctttcaatttttgttgaaaaaagtggctaagaaaataaaagagtaaaaaaaaatgtcttgagCCCATAAATATAACATAAACTAGGGTGGTCTAATAACACAGTCACATACCATTTAGTTCCATATCTTGAGTGGTTTTCCTTAGAACTCCATTAACTATTGTGGCCAATCTAGATGTCTCAAAAATCACCTAAAAAATGTacataaaaaaacttattagtAAATTATTAGAAGAATAAAATTCGATTAATTCATTGAAAAGGTTATCAATCTTACCGCACGAGTAAACctcattgatttgagatcatTGGAATCAATTGGTTCATTTGGCTTTTTCCTCTCTCTTATGGCCAAATGCTCTTTCTGCAACATATAGATTACATAGTTAGGATagaaaacataaagaaaatattataacaaaagtTTTCAACATTGGTCGCGTCGCGATTCTAGACATTGCAGTCAAACACGATTGATACAGCCTCAATCGTGCGTTACAGTCATATAGacataaaaaaatcatgatgtCACGTATCAAATCGTAGTCGCAGACCTTTATTTAAAACGATTATACTATacttaagaaaaatgaattatGTTTAAGGAAATAATGGAGTTTTTGTACTCACTCTAAGTTCTTCAAGAGCTTTGGGATGGTCATGGAGGTATTTCACAGCCATCATTGAAGTGGTTGAAACAGTTTCATAACCAGAATACATAAGTGTAATCACTAGATCAATGATTTCTTCATCACTTAGTTTGTacttattttcttctctttccaTCCAACAACCAAGCATGTCTTTGTGAATTTCATTGGATGCTCTTCTTTCCTTTATTAGTTGACTCAAAATGCTGACTATATTCTTCCTTGCCTGCAATACATAGTGAAATAGTACCATATTAAAATACTTTATAATagttaaaaaattgaacattaataaataaaaataacaattcatGCATCTGCGTATCAAttatcatggttttaaattgccgTCTGCATATGCAATAATTTAGGGTCACAATATAAAAGATTTTGAGATGCACTTCACAACCACAATTTTGACTGCATCAACCATAATTTCTCGTATTTTTCCGCAATATAAAGGTTTGCAGCATAATTGTAGCCATAATTTAAAATCATGGTCTAAATTTTCTTGTAAAATAATAAGCACCAAAATGTGAAAAAAGATTAGTGATCAAACCTGAAATCCACGGTGGTAATTTGTGCCAGGAAGGTTAATAGGTAGAGAAATGGTTCCTAAAACTAGCTTGAAAAACTCTGTCTTGAAAGAATCAGCTATTGTTGAGGTTGATTTTATACTTGCAATCTGCTTCAAAGATGAGAGGAAGACCATCTGTTCAAATGTTTGAAAATTCATGTtaggaagttaaattattaataaattttatcatttggtTAATGAAATTTGAACAATGTTTTTAAAGTTGAATCAGACATCAAACCGGCCAGATATTCAGACGAAAAAATCGACCAAATATCTAGATGAAAAAACCACAATCAAACTGGAGATAATGTCAATTTAAGGTTCAATGTCTGGTTCGGTTTTCAAATCAttgaatatgttttaaaaaCGAAACCAGACATCAAACCGGCGAGATATCCAGATCATAGTTCAACAACTTTAAATCACTCAAACTAAGACAAAACCGCAATCAAACCGTATATAATGTCAATTTATAGGTGAATTTTCAAAACATTGAATATGAACAAATATAATGTTACAAACCTCTTTAGTTTTCTCTtgaatgttgatgattttgtcATCCCAATTGCTTAATTGAGCACTCATAAACTCATCAACTTTAGGCAAAATCTGATCTCTAATCATGGTAGGGCTAATGATGGAAAGAAGTGCTCCTCTCATGTACTTGTGAGTGGAGCCATGAACTGCTGCAATATTACATTTTCCTAAGATATCTAACATAGATTGAGGGTATCCAGGAACAAGACCttttgattcattcattaatatgTATCTATTAAGCTCTGGATCCATTGAAACTATTGTAGGGCAGCCAAGTATATGTGATTTGAAAAAACTTCCAAACCTGCCATTCACaaagggtaaaaaaaaaattattactattGTGGTAAAAGTACATGCATCAAAGATGCTTACCTCAAACCAAGTTTGACTAATTTAAGAAACattattaaataagaaaaagatcTTATGCATGTCATAAGTCATTTTTCTTAGTAACATAGTGcctttttttttaccttttttctttaccaaaaaaaaacatcaaaatttttttcttttaatcttaTGCTTAATAATCACAATTGTCAACATAATCACATTAAGAGTGATATTGAACGAATGAAATAAACTAAACTAATTGCCATAAAATCATTGTGTTAATTACCAAATCAAATTAACACAACGATTTTGTTAAAACTCGAAAATATAACATTTCCAAAATCATACTAACATAATGATTTTGTCTAATTCATCGTAAATTCAAACGTACACTAAACTTTGAAAATTCAGTCTCTACAAACATAAGTTAATGTAATCTTTAAACTCTTTTTATCAACTTTGCAAGTGAACAATGATTTCATGAGACATATAAAAACTAGATATGAAAGAAACTCATATTATAAGATGTAAGAATTGTAACACATATGATGAAGTTTTTACCTTAATCTTTGGTTTTTCATGAAATTTGGACCTTGTTTAAGAAACTCAGTtgtttctccaaaaactggCCATCCCATTGTTCCAGGTGGCAAACCTTTCTTCCTATACCTTACTTCATTCCACCTCAAGAGAGCAGAGCAAAAACAGAGAACCAAGAATACACCAACAATTGCCATGAAAAAAGCCATTGGTGCTCTCACTCCAAACTCAACTCACAAagacagagaaaaaaaaatggttcacTTGTTTAAGCTTAGTTACCTAAAGAGTGTACAT belongs to Medicago truncatula cultivar Jemalong A17 chromosome 6, MtrunA17r5.0-ANR, whole genome shotgun sequence and includes:
- the LOC25495426 gene encoding cytochrome P450 85A is translated as MAFFMAIVGVFLVLCFCSALLRWNEVRYRKKGLPPGTMGWPVFGETTEFLKQGPNFMKNQRLRFGSFFKSHILGCPTIVSMDPELNRYILMNESKGLVPGYPQSMLDILGKCNIAAVHGSTHKYMRGALLSIISPTMIRDQILPKVDEFMSAQLSNWDDKIINIQEKTKEMVFLSSLKQIASIKSTSTIADSFKTEFFKLVLGTISLPINLPGTNYHRGFQARKNIVSILSQLIKERRASNEIHKDMLGCWMEREENKYKLSDEEIIDLVITLMYSGYETVSTTSMMAVKYLHDHPKALEELRKEHLAIRERKKPNEPIDSNDLKSMRFTRAVIFETSRLATIVNGVLRKTTQDMELNGYLIPKGWRIYVYTREINYDPFLYPDPLTFNPWRWMDKSLESHNYFLIFGGGTRLCPGKELGITEISTFLHHLVTRYRWEEVGGDKLMKFPRVQAPNGLHMRFSSC